In one Deltaproteobacteria bacterium genomic region, the following are encoded:
- a CDS encoding CsgG/HfaB family protein, which produces MMKKLLIVPALILFAFAAFTGSASAQYKKAKIAVLDFQLQGDSYETQDMGKIVSEWLITALVKDGRFDVVERRLLEKILVEQKLALTGLIDATSAAKLGRVLGVKIIISGSVMKFQNVMEVNARIIDVESASIIAAENVKSTTAARLEDLVVQMAEKIIQDFPLEGYIVNRKGNTVSVDLGKRAGVKRDMHFVVFKEGNVIKHPKTGEVLDVEMIKTGLIEIISIGNNIAKGSIIEESEKNAVKYGQRIKSVVETERPIGKYTPPQDYSIPAAPRPVVGQPDSLEEADALIEESIRLKKMKDPNWKVPFRAAASYLKGVIRTKKRSPQVNYYFARLYMVEKKYRTVSKYADLAVRYDKGYFDAYKLKGDACSEWAKTRTRGWKRIVKWGVKAYKEAAKVSSDDATKAMMYFEIGNIYSDADNRRYAMKNWKEAIAIAPESEAARRARDKMD; this is translated from the coding sequence ATGATGAAAAAACTGCTAATTGTACCTGCTCTTATCTTATTTGCCTTTGCCGCTTTTACCGGTTCTGCCTCTGCACAGTATAAAAAAGCCAAAATTGCCGTTCTCGATTTTCAGCTCCAGGGAGACAGTTATGAAACACAGGATATGGGCAAAATTGTTTCTGAATGGCTTATTACCGCTCTTGTCAAAGACGGGCGCTTTGATGTCGTTGAGCGGCGGCTTCTCGAAAAGATCCTGGTGGAGCAGAAACTGGCCCTGACGGGTTTGATAGACGCAACGAGCGCAGCCAAACTGGGAAGGGTGCTCGGTGTTAAAATTATTATTTCCGGTTCAGTCATGAAATTCCAGAATGTGATGGAGGTCAATGCCAGGATTATCGATGTGGAAAGCGCCTCCATCATTGCTGCCGAGAATGTTAAAAGCACTACCGCTGCGCGACTGGAAGACCTCGTTGTGCAGATGGCCGAAAAGATTATCCAGGATTTTCCTCTTGAAGGTTATATTGTCAACAGAAAGGGAAATACCGTCTCTGTAGACCTCGGAAAACGTGCCGGTGTCAAGCGGGACATGCACTTTGTTGTTTTTAAGGAAGGAAATGTAATAAAACATCCCAAAACGGGTGAAGTTCTCGATGTAGAGATGATCAAAACAGGACTGATTGAGATAATATCCATCGGCAATAATATTGCCAAGGGCTCAATTATAGAAGAAAGCGAAAAGAATGCCGTCAAATATGGCCAGCGTATCAAAAGTGTTGTTGAAACGGAAAGGCCTATCGGTAAGTACACTCCGCCCCAGGATTATTCTATCCCTGCTGCACCCAGGCCCGTTGTGGGACAACCGGATTCACTGGAAGAAGCTGATGCCCTTATTGAAGAATCGATAAGACTGAAAAAGATGAAAGATCCGAACTGGAAGGTTCCTTTCAGGGCGGCAGCTTCCTATCTCAAGGGTGTAATAAGGACAAAGAAGCGGTCACCGCAGGTAAATTACTACTTTGCCAGGCTTTATATGGTGGAAAAAAAGTACCGTACCGTTTCTAAATATGCCGATCTTGCCGTAAGGTATGACAAGGGATACTTCGATGCATACAAGCTTAAGGGAGATGCCTGCTCGGAGTGGGCCAAAACCCGCACGCGGGGATGGAAAAGGATCGTCAAGTGGGGTGTTAAGGCTTATAAAGAGGCGGCAAAGGTGAGCAGTGACGATGCGACAAAGGCGATGATGTATTTTGAAATCGGCAATATCTACAGCGATGCAGATAATCGGAGATATGCCATGAAGAACTGGAAAGAGGCCATTGCCATTGCCCCTGAAAGCGAGGCTGCCAGGCGTGCCAGGGATAAAATGGATTAA
- a CDS encoding alpha/beta hydrolase, whose amino-acid sequence MKPSSLFKSFLLTALAAFLCTGCMSTPPVVKPIKNIYYNYPGKNRPQTLIVLLHGKGGTERDFEKHGFIEAVRARNLQVDLVAVNGHLGYYFDRSLVRRLKKDVINPAKTKGYKNIWLVGISMGGLGSLLYTMENREDIDGIFLVAPFLGNSGVVQRIKKSGGLMAWDPQKARIEKWQKDLFTFIKRFSEPDREIPLVYLAYGTKDGYRPASLLIEKILPENRVFRRNGGHTWKTWQPLWVEFLENGPLSKSGE is encoded by the coding sequence ATGAAACCCTCTTCTCTCTTTAAAAGCTTTCTTCTTACAGCCCTTGCGGCTTTTCTTTGTACGGGCTGCATGTCCACACCACCGGTAGTCAAACCGATTAAAAACATCTATTACAATTATCCGGGAAAAAACAGGCCCCAGACACTCATTGTCCTTCTCCACGGCAAAGGGGGCACTGAAAGAGACTTCGAAAAACACGGATTCATTGAAGCTGTGAGAGCAAGGAACCTGCAGGTTGACCTTGTCGCCGTTAATGGCCATCTCGGTTACTACTTCGACAGGAGCCTGGTGAGACGACTCAAAAAGGATGTTATCAACCCTGCCAAAACAAAGGGCTATAAAAATATATGGCTCGTCGGCATTTCCATGGGTGGCCTCGGCTCTCTCCTCTACACCATGGAAAACAGGGAAGATATCGACGGCATCTTCCTTGTAGCACCTTTCCTCGGCAATTCAGGGGTCGTGCAACGCATAAAAAAATCGGGAGGACTTATGGCATGGGACCCCCAAAAGGCCCGCATCGAAAAGTGGCAAAAAGACCTCTTCACCTTTATCAAGCGTTTTTCAGAACCTGACAGGGAGATACCACTTGTCTATCTTGCTTATGGAACGAAGGACGGCTATCGACCCGCTTCCCTGCTCATTGAAAAGATTCTCCCTGAAAACAGGGTATTTAGAAGAAATGGCGGTCATACATGGAAAACATGGCAACCCCTGTGGGTGGAATTTCTGGAAAATGGCCCTTTGTCAAAAAGTGGGGAATAA